The Agrobacterium vitis sequence AATTGCTCTACGAGTTGGTGTCCTGGCTGCTGTTTTATCCTCTTACCATGTGGCGCTCGGTGACGAGACCTCTGAGTATGATGCGATACGCCGATCTCGAACTTGCCGACAGACCGGAGGATCAATACGACGATACCCTGAGCCCTCCCTTGTTCCTGCTTATCACGCTGCTTCTGTCCCAAGGGCTGTCGACGGCTTTTCCGTCCACTTACGATACCACGGTTGCCGCCAAGGAACTGGGTTCGGTGTCGAACCTGCTCATCGCGCGTGGTGTGTTATTCGGGATCTATCCCCTTTGCATGGCAGTCACGCTTTTACGGCGCAAGTCGGTAAGGATCACCAGAAGCTCGCTACGCCCGCCCTTTTTCAGCCAGTGTTATGTCGCGGCGCCGTTCGCATTCATCATCGGCCTGGCGTTCGACTTGATGTTCATGCCCGACGGACAAGGTGTCCTGATCGGTCTCCTGACGCTGACTGCTGCCACACTCTGGTACGCGCAAGCCGAGGTTCGATGGTTTAAGCAGGATTTGGCTATTGGAGGATTGAAGGCGGTTGGCGTCTTCACCCTGGCTTTTCTGGCCGCGACAGTCGTGGCGTTCCTCCTGGCCATTACCATCGGCCTTGAAGCGAAAAACCTAACACCCTGATCGACAGTTAATCTCTGCCTTCTTTAGGAAACCATCGGGCCCTTCAGTGCTCCTGTGCGAAAGGTCAAATGACCCGACCACATTCGGGGCATGCGCCTTTGCGTTGCATTCATGTCGCCATCGCGGGAACTATCCTGCCGGACCTCCATTTAGGAAACGGAGCGATAAGTTCATTCAATGAACGGCACCTCACCGTGAAAGTCCGCAACCCTACGTTAGAAAATGACGCAAGAGTTCTGTGGTCTTGACCTCATTCCATGTCACCGAAAAGGGGAGCGGACATGTCGAACAGCAACCAACTGGATCTTTCCCGCCGGGATCTTCTTATCTCATCGGCTGTAACGGCCGTGGTCACAGGAGCCGGCGAGAGGAGCGTGGCAGCACAGCCTGCAGGAGACAAGATGAAATTAACGACACCTGTGACGCTAAACGTCAATGGAGCGCGCCGTGAGATTGAGGTCGACAACCGCACGACCCTTCTCGACGCGCTACGGGAGCACCTGGATCTCACGGGCACGAAAAAGGGTTGTGACCATGGTCAATGTGGAGCCTGCACCGTCATGGTCGATGGTCGGCGGATCAATGCCTGTCTGACCCTGGCGGTCATGCATGACGGTGATGAGATCACCACGATCGAAGGTCTCGGTCAGCCTGGCAACCTTCATCCTATGCAGGCCGCTTTCGTCAAGCATGACGGTTTTCAGTGCGGCTACTGTACGCCCGGCCAAATCTGTTCCTCCATAGCGGTGCTTGAGGAAATCAAGGCCAATATCCCAAGTCACGTAACGTCCGACCTCAATGGGCCTGCACAATTGACAGCCATCGAAATCCGCGAGCGGATGAGCGGAAACATCTGTCGATGCGGCGCCTATTCCAACATTGTCGACGCCATTTCCGAAGTTGGAGGGATCAAGGCATGAAAGCTTTCACTTTTGAGCGCGCCGCCTCGATTGAGGCGGCAGTGAAGACGGCGGCGGCCAACCCGGACGCCAGGTTTATCGCTGGCGGCACCAACCTGCTCGATCTGATGAAACTTGAAGTCGAAACACCAACCCATATTATCGATGTGAATGGACTTGGTCTCGATAAAATCGAATCCACGGATGATGGCGGTCTGCGCATCGGGGCTCTCGTGCGAAACACCGATCTTGCCGCGCACGGGACTGTTCGCCGCGACTACGGTCTGTTGTCACGAGCCCTGGTTGCGGGTGCATCTGGGCAGCTTCGCAATAAGGCGACCACTGCCGGTAACCTGTTGCAGCGCACCCGCTGTCCTTATTTCTATGACCCGAACCAGCCGTGTAACAAGCGTCAGCCGGGCAGCGGCTGCTCGGCCATTGGCGGGTTCAGCGGTCAACATGCGGTTGTCGGGGTGAGTGATGCCTGCATCGCCACCCATCCCAGTGATATGGCAATCGCCATGCGCGCGCTCGATGCGACAGTTGAGACAGTGAAAGCAGATGGCAGCCGCCGGTCTATTCCGATTGCCGATTTTCATCGTCTCCCGGGAGAGACCCCGCATATCGAAAGCGTATTGGAAGGCGGCGAATTCGTGACCGCCGTCCTGCTTCCACCACCCATCGGTGGAAAGCATATCTATCGAAAGGTCAGGGACCGGGCGTCCTACGCATTTGCGCTGATTTCAGTCGGCGCCGTCGTTCAAGCGGATGGAACGGGACGCGTTGCCGTCGGTGGTGTCGCCCATAAGCCCTGGCGGATCGAAGCGGCAGAAGCGGAACTGCCAAGAGGCGCTCGCGATACGGC is a genomic window containing:
- a CDS encoding permease, which produces MDFMKLLKSLEELLYELVSWLLFYPLTMWRSVTRPLSMMRYADLELADRPEDQYDDTLSPPLFLLITLLLSQGLSTAFPSTYDTTVAAKELGSVSNLLIARGVLFGIYPLCMAVTLLRRKSVRITRSSLRPPFFSQCYVAAPFAFIIGLAFDLMFMPDGQGVLIGLLTLTAATLWYAQAEVRWFKQDLAIGGLKAVGVFTLAFLAATVVAFLLAITIGLEAKNLTP
- the paoA gene encoding aldehyde dehydrogenase iron-sulfur subunit PaoA, with product MSNSNQLDLSRRDLLISSAVTAVVTGAGERSVAAQPAGDKMKLTTPVTLNVNGARREIEVDNRTTLLDALREHLDLTGTKKGCDHGQCGACTVMVDGRRINACLTLAVMHDGDEITTIEGLGQPGNLHPMQAAFVKHDGFQCGYCTPGQICSSIAVLEEIKANIPSHVTSDLNGPAQLTAIEIRERMSGNICRCGAYSNIVDAISEVGGIKA
- a CDS encoding FAD binding domain-containing protein translates to MKAFTFERAASIEAAVKTAAANPDARFIAGGTNLLDLMKLEVETPTHIIDVNGLGLDKIESTDDGGLRIGALVRNTDLAAHGTVRRDYGLLSRALVAGASGQLRNKATTAGNLLQRTRCPYFYDPNQPCNKRQPGSGCSAIGGFSGQHAVVGVSDACIATHPSDMAIAMRALDATVETVKADGSRRSIPIADFHRLPGETPHIESVLEGGEFVTAVLLPPPIGGKHIYRKVRDRASYAFALISVGAVVQADGTGRVAVGGVAHKPWRIEAAEAELPRGARDTAKAILADARPTEQNRFKVDLVERTLGAVLSEAKG